The genomic region CCCACCGCCTGGCCCAAGGGTTCTTTCCGCTCACTCCATCCACCTTGACGTCTTGTCCAGAGAACATCGGGTGAGTCTCTCCATACGCCACCCCAATTGTTTATCATTCGCACCGCAAGTGCACATTTGTTTCCGCTTCGGTGTATTGGTCCAGCCAGTCTTGCCCACTGCCACACACCGGGCCGCCAACTAGGCTGCCCTGTTCATGATCTGGACCGGCAACGCACACGACGCCAAATCATTTGGCCGATGGACCACAAGCAACTCGCGACTGACATCTAAGTCTGCTATAGATTTACTCCGAGACTGTGCTATACATACAATCACTGTCGCGTTGCTCCTGATCGCTGACGATCAATTCGCCCGAAATggcgtcgtcatcctccaacgTTGTTGGTGTACACTATAGAGTGGGAAAGAAAATCGGAGAGGGTTCGTTCGGTGTAATTTTCGAGGGCACAAACCTCCTGAACAACCAACAGGTTGCCATCAAGTTTGTACGTGAATCCGACATCTCGTCAAGGGTAGAAGCAAATGCTGACGCGACGTGATTGCAGGAACCAAGAAAGAGCGATGCCCCCCAACTGAGAGATGAGTACAGGACATACAAGATCCTCGTCGGGTGCCGTAAGTAGACATGTGCCCACCCATGATGGGCGGGAATGACCTCAGGCTAACCTTGTCGCAGCTGGCATCCCAAATGTGTACTACTtcggccaagaaggtctGCACAACATCCTGGTGATCGATCTTCTCGGTCCATCCCTCGAGGATCTTTTCGACCACTGCAACCGGAGATTCTCCCTCAAGACGGTTGTCATGGTCGCCAAGCAGATGCTGTCCCGCGTCCAAACCATTCACGAGAAGAACCTGATCTACCGTGATATCAAGCCCGATAACTTCCTCATCGGCAGGCCAAACTCCAAGACTTCCAATGTCATCCACGTGGTCGATTTCGGTATGGCCAAGCAATACCGTGACCCCAAGACGAAGCAACACATTCCCTACCGCGAACGCAAGTCGCTTTCTGGCACTGCTCGTTACATGAGTATCAATACCCATCTTGGTCGCGAGCAGTCGAGAAGAGACGATCTCGAGGCCCTTGGCCACGTATTCATGTACTTTTTGCGCGGTGGTCTTCCCTGGCAGGGTCTCAAGGCTGCTACTAATAAGCAGAAGTACGAGAAGATTggtgagaagaagcagaCAACGCTCATCAAGGACCT from Podospora bellae-mahoneyi strain CBS 112042 chromosome 4, whole genome shotgun sequence harbors:
- the YCK2 gene encoding Palmitoylated plasma membrane-bound casein kinase (COG:T; EggNog:ENOG503NV9M); protein product: MASSSSNVVGVHYRVGKKIGEGSFGVIFEGTNLLNNQQVAIKFEPRKSDAPQLRDEYRTYKILVGCPGIPNVYYFGQEGLHNILVIDLLGPSLEDLFDHCNRRFSLKTVVMVAKQMLSRVQTIHEKNLIYRDIKPDNFLIGRPNSKTSNVIHVVDFGMAKQYRDPKTKQHIPYRERKSLSGTARYMSINTHLGREQSRRDDLEALGHVFMYFLRGGLPWQGLKAATNKQKYEKIGEKKQTTLIKDLCEGFPEQLVTYLTYVRNLGFEDTPDYDYLRELFTTALKEAGIPEDGEYDWMKVGKPDRKGDWDRPGALHNPNARPGASAMEIHGNSRGPTTHHQSDPRAPQLSMSHLNAGKPLPPQPNQRQSKQGRPNAPALGAQRPAVGGYNMPAATPTGSTQAQFQTSTQNLPQRPMAHSPAIPAPQNNAQPQPTGFQKFMKTLCCG